The Methanophagales archaeon genomic interval AGGCATTTGAGTATTGCTGCTGCTTCGTCTACTCTTATTATACCACGTTCCTCCAGCATTACTACATGTGCCTTATCCACAAGCAGATCGGCATGAAATAGCCATCTATCCGCTTCCAGAGAGTGTATGTAGTCCCTATCCATCTTCTCTATATATTCTATATACAATACAATATACAATACGTTATTAAAGAATAAGGCGAAGAATAAAAGAATTGTAATACTTCTAGGAGTCGAGCTTTCATTATATGATAAGAAAAATAAGAATAGCAAGGCATACTTGGTTAATGAACTCCATTAGATTCTCTTTTCACAATATAGCGCCACATATAAATGCAAGCAGTCCAATGGCAATTGCAACCAGTGTCTCCTTCCTCAATTGCTCATAGTTTACGTGCTGCTTCCATAGCTCATTGATTGTATGTGCGAAAATTATATCCGTGCCACTAACCAATATTATAAATATAGGATTGAGGTAGTAAGGAGTGGAAGGCAAGAAGAAAGGTACGACACTCAATCCAACAGCGAGCAAAGATGAGGCAGTTACTACCTTCTTCGCTTCCTCTATACCGTAAACCCGTGCGATGCTCCTCACATCTCGTATCTCATCACCTTCTATATCCGCTATATCCTTCATCACTTCGCGCCCGAGACCTGCGAGTAAAGCGATAAAGGAAAGGATCAGCAATCCTTCTCCGATATCTCCCGCTATCAGACCACCATATATGAACGGTACTGCCATTGTGAATGCAATATACAAATTGCCCACTGCGAATAGTTCCTTTATTTTTATATCATACAGAATGCCCAGTGCTGCAAGTAATAATGCCACGAGGAAGAGGGTCAGTCCCCCATGGAGCATCGTCAGTACCACTGAGGATAGAATACCAAGTGCAGTGGCGATACAGGCGATACCGAAGGCGAGCTCTTTAGTAAGTGCACCTCGCACCAGTGGTCTATCCAGCCTGTGATTTGCAATATCGGTCTCCAAGTCACAATAATCGTTCAATGCGAAAGTACCGGCTTGGATGAAGAAAGCGGTGAAGAAGCCGAGCACTGCGGTTATACCGAAGTTACCTCCACCTACCAGTATCCCTATCAGCACACCAGCACCATACATTAAGCCATGTTCCCCTCTCGTCAACTCCCATATCGCCCTCACCTCTGTCATCTCTTTTCATCACATCCTCATCAGGGGATTGTGCATTCTTCTACTTAATTGCCTCTTCTGTTATTATTCCTCTTAGTCCTATTATAATACTTATAAGTGTGGAGGAGCATAGCGCGTAAAGTGCGGAGTGTGAAGAGAGTTTTTTATGAGGCACATCTTCGTCCTTGAGGAGCATACGATAGGCAAAATCGCCGCTGGTGAGGTCGTTGATAGACCAGCATCGGTGGTCAAAGAGCTGATAGAGAATTCGCTTGATGCTGGCTGCCGGCATGTGATTGTGGAATTGGGTAACAGCGGGCGAGATTACATAAGGGTAACAGATGATGGCTGTGGTATAAGTGGAGAAGATGTGGAAGTGGCATTCCAGAAGCATGCCACGAGCAAAATAAAGAAGATAGAGGATTTACTGACTTTAAAGACACTGGGCTTTCGTGGTGAGGCATTACCGAGCATAGCAGCAGTTTCGAGGATGGCGGTGAGTACGCGTCACGAGGATGAAGATTTTGGCACTTATCTCAGCATTGATGGTGGTAAGATAAAGGAGAGGAGGAGAATAAGCCGCAGTATTGGCACCACAATAGAAGTGAAGAGCCTGTTCTATAACCTGCCTGCAAGGATAGGCATGATAAAATCACGATCCACTGAGCTGAGACACATAATGGATGTATTCATGATTTATGCGCTGATATATCCGGAGATAAAATTCGAGCTATTCCATGACGGTCGTTTGATATTAAGCACCTCTGGCAATGGCAAAATGCTGGATACTATCGTCAAGACTTTCGGACACGCTGTGGCAAAAGAGCTCATCGAGTTGAAAGAATCGAAGTCGAATGCCGAGACCGGGCTCAAGCTTTACGGGTTCATCTCCAAGCCCGCAGTATCTTATAGCACGCGGAGATACATCTTCACATACGTAAATCGTAGATATGTGAAGAACGAGCTGATGTTGAATGCAATTAAAAGGGGCTATAAGACTCTTTTACCCAAAAATATCTATCCTTTCGCAGTACTCTCTCTTCAAATTGAACCTTCGGAGATAAATGTAAATATACACCCGAAGAAACATGAAATCACTTTCTTTCATCCTGAGAACGTCTTTCAGTTCATTGTCAGTTCGATATCCACAACTTTACGCCATGCTGATTTGATTCCTGAGGTGGTTCAGCGAGCTGAGAAGGAGCGAGGTGCGAGTAGAAACGAGCTCTTTGGGCTGCCAGAGGAAAAGGCTGATAAGAAGAGAGAGACGGTAAGTGTTCATGTTCAGACCTCTTTTCAGTCTTCTGTGGTGGAAGCAGAAGCTAATCCGGAGATGAGCAGCCTGGACATCCTGCCTGCACCGCTATATCAGGTACTTGACAGCTACATTATAGCAGAGAGTAAGAGCGGGGATGTGATTATGATAGACCAACATGCTGCTGCGGAACGCATAAACTTCGAGAAATTGATTGCGAGATACGGACGAAGGATAGAGAAGCAAGCGCTGCTCAGACCTTATGTACCTGAATTGAGTCCAAATCAACTTCTATTATTGCGTGAGAGTGAGCAGGTACTGAGAGATATGGGGTTTGATATAGAACCCCTGAGCGATGGCAGCTATATCATAAGGGCAATACCGGTGGTCTTTCATGGCATGGTGCATGAAGATGAGCTTATGGAGATAATACAGCGGTTGATAGGGGACCGTAGCAGAGTTGAGGAACGAATAAAGCT includes:
- a CDS encoding UbiA family prenyltransferase → MTEVRAIWELTRGEHGLMYGAGVLIGILVGGGNFGITAVLGFFTAFFIQAGTFALNDYCDLETDIANHRLDRPLVRGALTKELAFGIACIATALGILSSVVLTMLHGGLTLFLVALLLAALGILYDIKIKELFAVGNLYIAFTMAVPFIYGGLIAGDIGEGLLILSFIALLAGLGREVMKDIADIEGDEIRDVRSIARVYGIEEAKKVVTASSLLAVGLSVVPFFLPSTPYYLNPIFIILVSGTDIIFAHTINELWKQHVNYEQLRKETLVAIAIGLLAFICGAIL
- the mutL gene encoding DNA mismatch repair endonuclease MutL, with product MRHIFVLEEHTIGKIAAGEVVDRPASVVKELIENSLDAGCRHVIVELGNSGRDYIRVTDDGCGISGEDVEVAFQKHATSKIKKIEDLLTLKTLGFRGEALPSIAAVSRMAVSTRHEDEDFGTYLSIDGGKIKERRRISRSIGTTIEVKSLFYNLPARIGMIKSRSTELRHIMDVFMIYALIYPEIKFELFHDGRLILSTSGNGKMLDTIVKTFGHAVAKELIELKESKSNAETGLKLYGFISKPAVSYSTRRYIFTYVNRRYVKNELMLNAIKRGYKTLLPKNIYPFAVLSLQIEPSEINVNIHPKKHEITFFHPENVFQFIVSSISTTLRHADLIPEVVQRAEKERGASRNELFGLPEEKADKKRETVSVHVQTSFQSSVVEAEANPEMSSLDILPAPLYQVLDSYIIAESKSGDVIMIDQHAAAERINFEKLIARYGRRIEKQALLRPYVPELSPNQLLLLRESEQVLRDMGFDIEPLSDGSYIIRAIPVVFHGMVHEDELMEIIQRLIGDRSRVEERIKLVFATAACKASIKAGEKLSYESMRAIVEELKKTKIPYTCPHGRPTMIRLSRKDIEKRFKRR